The following proteins come from a genomic window of Sphaerisporangium rubeum:
- the rsmA gene encoding 16S rRNA (adenine(1518)-N(6)/adenine(1519)-N(6))-dimethyltransferase RsmA, which translates to MGSSIVDLLGPSEIRHLADRLGLRPTKRLGQNFVIDGGTVRRIARLAEVASDDVVIEVGPGLGSLTLALLPEARQVVAVEIDPVLARQLPLTVAERAPSLAGRLTVVEADAMRVQAERLGAEPTVLVANLPYNVAVPVVLHLLDELPSLRGGLVMVQSEVAERMAAGPGSKVYGVPSAKAAWYAGVRRAGAVGRTVFWPVPNVDSGLVAFTRRDPPPTSATREQVFAVVDAAFAQRRKTLRAALAGWAGSADAAEKALRAAGVDPSLRGERLAIGDFARVAEHRP; encoded by the coding sequence ATGGGGAGCTCAATTGTGGACCTGCTCGGGCCCTCGGAAATACGTCACCTGGCGGACAGGCTCGGCTTACGGCCGACCAAACGGCTCGGGCAGAACTTCGTCATCGACGGCGGCACCGTGCGGCGCATCGCACGCCTCGCCGAGGTGGCCTCCGATGACGTCGTGATCGAGGTCGGGCCCGGCCTCGGCTCCCTCACGCTGGCGCTGCTCCCCGAGGCACGACAGGTGGTGGCCGTCGAGATCGACCCCGTGCTCGCGCGGCAGCTTCCGCTGACCGTGGCCGAGCGAGCGCCGTCGCTGGCCGGCCGGCTCACCGTCGTCGAGGCCGACGCGATGCGGGTCCAGGCGGAGCGGCTCGGCGCCGAGCCGACCGTGCTCGTGGCCAACCTGCCGTACAACGTGGCGGTGCCGGTGGTGCTGCACCTGCTCGACGAGCTGCCGTCGCTGCGCGGCGGCCTCGTCATGGTGCAGTCCGAGGTGGCCGAGCGCATGGCGGCCGGTCCCGGCTCCAAGGTGTACGGCGTGCCGTCCGCGAAGGCCGCCTGGTACGCCGGGGTGCGCAGGGCCGGCGCGGTCGGCCGCACCGTCTTCTGGCCGGTGCCGAACGTCGACTCGGGGCTCGTGGCGTTCACCCGCCGCGACCCGCCGCCGACGTCGGCCACCCGCGAGCAGGTGTTCGCCGTCGTGGACGCCGCCTTCGCGCAGCGCCGCAAGACGCTGCGCGCCGCGCTCGCGGGCTGGGCCGGTTCGGCGGACGCCGCGGAGAAGGCCCTGCGTGCCGCAGGGGTGGACCCGTCGCTGCGCGGCGAACGCCTCGCCATCGGCGACTTCGCGCGCGTCGCCGAGCACCGGCCCTGA
- a CDS encoding serine/threonine-protein kinase — protein MDPTGAQPLRPYDPERIGPYVLRGRLGEGGMGTVYLAETPGTGRLVAVKVVKAEFTVDEGFAARFHTEVSNARRVASFCTAQVLDNGNADDGRPYMITEFIPGTPLSRQISRYGALEAGTLHGVALGVAAALAAIHVAGLVHRDLKPANVILSMSGPRVIDFGIARALDATQGVTRSGELLGSPGWWAPEQVRGEEITPAADVFAWGCLVAYAGNGRHPYGRGDMMTLASRVLNGRPDLGELPAPLGHLVRMATGPDPARRPTAQELLIALVGGASPVPLDPPTLVAQPQAPTLVASELLESWQPPANLAHPDPPTPPPAPYGAATPRPVADPAPYQAGVGAQRPAAEPPPYPAGVAAQRPVTDPATYPAGAPAYRPAVEETRPPVTGTMPTVPTAPTVPTAAGTGPGRRGRRWLLPVLAVVGAVVVSAAVLSIIVVRRDQPDGRNVGASAAASTASGKEVVAPARVTDVARWFPLAAPYAGAQFAVPDAPRCGLTTYQGATPQEGRFCVVAWTLTNPGGTRAEISAEPPALVDDGGAEHRPSQVSTAFPSAMPPGAKVDGVLVYDLAPASRPATLTFDSGGKTIEVRL, from the coding sequence ATGGACCCCACCGGTGCGCAGCCCCTGCGCCCGTACGATCCCGAACGGATCGGGCCGTACGTGCTGCGCGGCCGGCTCGGCGAAGGTGGCATGGGAACGGTCTATCTGGCCGAGACACCGGGGACCGGCAGGCTCGTCGCGGTCAAGGTCGTCAAGGCCGAGTTCACCGTGGACGAGGGCTTCGCGGCCCGCTTCCACACCGAGGTGTCCAACGCCAGGCGTGTCGCGTCGTTCTGCACCGCGCAGGTGCTCGACAACGGCAACGCCGACGACGGCCGGCCCTACATGATCACCGAGTTCATCCCCGGCACCCCTCTGTCGCGGCAGATCTCCCGGTACGGCGCGCTTGAGGCCGGCACGCTGCACGGCGTCGCGCTCGGCGTCGCCGCGGCGCTCGCCGCCATCCACGTGGCCGGGCTGGTGCACCGCGACCTCAAGCCGGCCAACGTCATCTTGTCCATGTCGGGGCCGAGGGTCATCGACTTCGGCATCGCGCGTGCGCTCGACGCCACGCAAGGCGTGACCCGGTCCGGCGAGCTGCTCGGCAGCCCCGGGTGGTGGGCCCCCGAGCAGGTGCGCGGCGAGGAGATCACCCCGGCGGCCGACGTGTTCGCCTGGGGGTGCCTGGTGGCGTACGCCGGGAACGGACGGCACCCCTACGGCCGCGGCGACATGATGACGCTGGCGTCACGGGTGCTGAACGGCCGTCCCGACCTCGGCGAGCTGCCTGCGCCGCTCGGCCACCTGGTGCGCATGGCCACCGGCCCCGACCCCGCCAGGCGGCCCACGGCGCAGGAGCTGCTGATCGCGCTGGTCGGCGGCGCATCGCCGGTGCCGCTGGACCCGCCGACCCTGGTCGCGCAGCCGCAGGCCCCCACGCTGGTCGCCAGCGAGTTGCTGGAGTCCTGGCAGCCCCCCGCCAACCTGGCCCACCCCGACCCGCCGACTCCCCCACCGGCGCCGTACGGCGCCGCCACGCCGCGGCCGGTGGCCGATCCGGCGCCGTACCAGGCCGGCGTCGGCGCGCAGCGGCCGGCGGCCGAACCCCCGCCGTACCCGGCCGGCGTCGCGGCCCAGCGGCCGGTGACCGATCCGGCGACGTACCCGGCCGGTGCCCCCGCGTACCGGCCCGCCGTCGAGGAGACGCGGCCGCCGGTGACCGGCACCATGCCGACCGTACCGACCGCGCCGACCGTGCCGACCGCGGCGGGGACCGGTCCCGGTCGGCGGGGACGCAGATGGCTGCTGCCGGTGCTCGCCGTCGTCGGGGCCGTCGTCGTGTCGGCCGCGGTGCTGTCGATCATCGTGGTGCGGCGTGACCAGCCGGACGGCCGGAACGTCGGGGCGAGCGCGGCGGCGAGCACAGCGTCCGGCAAAGAGGTCGTCGCACCCGCGCGGGTCACCGACGTGGCCCGCTGGTTCCCCCTGGCGGCTCCGTACGCCGGAGCGCAGTTCGCCGTTCCCGACGCGCCTCGGTGCGGCCTGACCACCTACCAGGGGGCCACACCGCAGGAGGGACGGTTCTGCGTGGTGGCGTGGACGCTCACCAACCCCGGCGGCACGCGGGCCGAGATCTCGGCCGAGCCGCCTGCGCTCGTGGACGACGGCGGGGCCGAGCACCGGCCTTCGCAGGTCTCCACGGCGTTCCCCTCGGCCATGCCACCCGGCGCCAAGGTGGACGGTGTGCTGGTCTACGACCTGGCACCGGCGAGCCGGCCCGCCACGCTGACGTTCGACTCCGGCGGCAAGACGATCGAGGTACGGCTGTGA
- a CDS encoding FG-GAP repeat protein — translation MNTRSVLTTLLAAALLVAGSGAPPGAARTATCAGAADFDGDGRPDVVAGDPLAVVKGLRGAGAVHVLPLGDGTGAVLTAPDAAAGDAFGWSVRTQQLDDDGCMDVVVGAPYATVDGEAGAGAVYVFYGGAGREPVRLTASSPERDAHFGWSVAAGRIPGQPATLVVAAPYEDADDTTDSGAVYVYQGPEPAKPRRITQEAEGVIGNSEEGDLYGWSLAVGRLGGKLRTLDIAIGTPYENNDGAGKQKGSTGTDNSGAVEVLFDVTPDGALSAAKWTLTESARGVKEAEGDRFGHALAYVEHRGNPYLAVSAPLAGVPGAPHTGVVQLFQAGKNGVLAPARTIRPGVDGLDALTEGSAFGWSLAMVDTPDGLALAVGSPFESRDAEESGAVRRIPVTGDAPILMLSPPESAAHDRFGWSLGTAGVSDRLSAATTLLVGSPDQSAGTGALTLFAPDATPRVLGPAAKDPLPADFGAAVGG, via the coding sequence GTGAACACGCGCTCTGTCCTGACGACCCTGCTCGCGGCGGCGCTGCTGGTCGCGGGTTCCGGCGCACCCCCCGGTGCCGCGCGCACCGCCACGTGCGCGGGGGCCGCGGACTTCGACGGCGACGGCAGGCCGGACGTCGTCGCCGGCGACCCGCTGGCCGTCGTCAAAGGACTGCGCGGGGCCGGCGCGGTCCACGTCCTGCCGCTCGGGGACGGGACAGGCGCCGTGCTCACCGCGCCGGACGCGGCGGCCGGCGACGCCTTCGGCTGGTCGGTCCGCACCCAGCAGCTCGACGACGACGGCTGCATGGACGTCGTGGTCGGCGCGCCGTACGCCACCGTGGACGGCGAGGCGGGGGCCGGAGCGGTGTACGTCTTCTACGGCGGCGCGGGCCGGGAACCGGTGCGACTGACGGCGTCCTCGCCGGAACGGGACGCGCATTTCGGCTGGTCCGTCGCGGCCGGCCGGATCCCGGGACAGCCGGCGACCCTGGTGGTCGCCGCGCCGTACGAGGACGCCGACGACACCACCGACTCCGGCGCCGTGTACGTCTACCAGGGCCCGGAGCCGGCCAAGCCGCGCAGGATCACCCAGGAGGCAGAAGGGGTCATCGGCAACAGCGAGGAAGGCGACCTGTACGGCTGGTCGCTGGCGGTCGGCCGGCTCGGCGGCAAGCTCCGCACGCTGGACATCGCGATCGGCACCCCGTACGAGAACAACGACGGCGCGGGGAAGCAGAAAGGCAGCACGGGGACCGACAACTCCGGGGCCGTGGAGGTCCTGTTCGACGTCACCCCGGACGGCGCGCTGTCGGCCGCCAAATGGACGCTGACCGAGTCCGCGCGCGGGGTGAAGGAAGCCGAGGGTGACCGTTTCGGCCACGCGCTCGCCTACGTCGAGCACAGAGGCAACCCCTACCTCGCCGTCAGCGCGCCGCTCGCCGGCGTTCCCGGCGCACCGCACACCGGTGTCGTGCAACTCTTCCAGGCCGGCAAGAACGGCGTGCTCGCGCCGGCGCGCACCATCCGTCCCGGCGTGGACGGCCTCGACGCTCTCACCGAGGGATCGGCGTTCGGCTGGTCCCTGGCCATGGTCGACACCCCCGACGGTCTGGCACTCGCCGTCGGCAGCCCCTTCGAGTCGCGGGACGCCGAGGAGAGCGGGGCCGTCCGCCGGATCCCCGTGACCGGCGACGCGCCGATCCTCATGCTCTCGCCGCCTGAATCAGCCGCGCACGACCGTTTCGGCTGGTCGCTCGGCACGGCCGGCGTCTCCGACAGGCTGTCCGCGGCGACGACCCTGCTCGTGGGGTCACCGGACCAGTCCGCCGGGACCGGCGCTCTGACGCTGTTCGCGCCGGACGCCACCCCCCGCGTGCTCGGTCCCGCCGCCAAAGATCCGCTTCCCGCCGACTTCGGCGCCGCCGTAGGAGGGTGA
- a CDS encoding TatD family hydrolase — MSRDTTPPPVPPPLDGEVFDSHCHLDIMVGERQASTADPAGTAAQATGVTVQDILGAARSVGVTRLVTIGYDLRSSRWNAATARDVEGVYAGVAVHPNEAHHATPETLDEIERLAREPHVRAVGETGLDYYRDWSPKQAQHASFRAHIEIAKRTGKALVIHDRDAHEDVLKVLADQGAPDVVVFHSFSGDADYAGRCVKEGYHLSFSGPVTYKNATALREAVQVTPPELMLVETDAPYLPPVPHRGRPNAPYLIPLTLRLLAELKSLTEAELAATISANGERVFGAW, encoded by the coding sequence GTGAGCCGCGACACGACGCCACCCCCCGTCCCGCCGCCGCTGGACGGGGAGGTGTTCGACAGCCACTGCCATCTGGACATCATGGTGGGGGAGCGCCAGGCCTCCACCGCCGATCCCGCCGGCACGGCGGCCCAGGCGACCGGCGTGACCGTCCAGGACATCCTCGGCGCGGCCCGCTCGGTCGGGGTGACCCGGCTCGTCACCATCGGGTACGACCTGCGGTCCTCCCGGTGGAACGCCGCGACCGCGCGGGACGTCGAGGGTGTCTACGCCGGGGTGGCCGTCCACCCCAACGAGGCGCACCACGCCACACCGGAGACCCTCGACGAGATCGAGCGGCTGGCCCGCGAGCCCCACGTGCGCGCCGTCGGCGAGACCGGGCTCGACTACTACCGCGACTGGTCGCCGAAGCAGGCGCAGCACGCGTCGTTCCGCGCGCACATCGAGATCGCCAAGCGCACCGGCAAGGCTTTGGTCATCCACGACCGCGACGCGCACGAGGACGTCCTGAAGGTCCTCGCCGACCAAGGCGCACCGGACGTCGTGGTCTTCCACAGCTTCTCCGGCGACGCCGACTACGCCGGCCGGTGCGTCAAGGAGGGCTACCACCTGTCCTTCTCCGGCCCTGTCACCTACAAGAACGCCACCGCGCTGCGTGAGGCCGTCCAGGTGACCCCGCCGGAGCTGATGCTGGTCGAGACCGACGCGCCGTACCTGCCACCGGTCCCGCACCGCGGCAGGCCCAACGCTCCCTACCTGATCCCGCTCACGCTGCGCCTGCTGGCCGAGCTGAAGTCGCTCACCGAGGCCGAGCTCGCCGCCACGATCAGCGCCAACGGCGAGCGGGTCTTCGGCGCCTGGTAG
- the metG gene encoding methionine--tRNA ligase codes for MSQHILTAVAWPYANGPRHIGHVSGFGVPSDIFSRYQRMAGNKVLMVSGTDEHGTPIQVQADKEGVTARELADRYNRVIAEDLTALGLSYDLFTRTTTENHYAIAQEIFKGLHANGYVFPRTTMGAVSPTTGRTLPDRYIEGTCPICGYDGARGDQCDNCGNQLDPVDLINPRSRINGETPKFIETEHFMLDLPAFSEALGTWLQSKQGEWRPNVLKFSLNLLGDLQPRAISRDLDWGVPIPLDGWRDREDKRLYVWFDAVIGYLSASIEWARRSGDPDAWRQWWQNPEARGYYFMGKDNIVFHSEIWPAMLLGYNGEGARGGTPGSLGRLELPSEVVSSEFLTMEGRKFSSSRQVVIYVRDFLSRYDADALRYYIAVAGPENQDTDFTWSEFVNRNNGELVAAWGNLVNRSISMAAKNFGAVPGPGDLTDADRALLARSRAAFPAVGAELGRSRFKNAVTEAFDVVRDANRYLAEQEPWKLKDDPERVKSILHVALQVVDDAKTLLTPFLPTSSNKIHAMLGGEGVWSGMPAIQEVDEDGGPAYPVITGDYTGAATWESRPIRPGTPLAPPTPLFPKLDPKIVDEELSRLGQ; via the coding sequence ATGTCCCAGCACATCTTGACCGCCGTCGCGTGGCCGTACGCCAACGGCCCCCGCCACATCGGGCACGTCTCAGGTTTCGGCGTGCCGTCCGACATCTTCAGCCGCTACCAGCGGATGGCGGGCAACAAGGTGCTGATGGTCAGTGGTACCGACGAGCACGGCACCCCCATCCAGGTGCAGGCTGACAAGGAAGGCGTGACGGCCCGCGAGCTGGCCGACCGCTACAACCGGGTGATCGCCGAGGACCTCACGGCCCTCGGCCTGTCCTACGATCTGTTCACCCGCACCACCACCGAGAACCACTACGCCATCGCGCAGGAGATCTTCAAGGGCCTCCACGCCAACGGCTACGTCTTCCCGCGCACCACCATGGGTGCGGTCTCCCCCACCACCGGCCGCACGCTGCCCGACCGCTACATCGAGGGCACCTGTCCCATCTGCGGGTACGACGGCGCGCGCGGCGACCAGTGCGACAACTGCGGTAACCAGCTCGACCCGGTCGACCTGATCAACCCGCGCAGCCGCATCAACGGCGAGACGCCGAAGTTCATCGAGACCGAGCACTTCATGCTCGACCTGCCGGCGTTCAGCGAGGCCCTCGGCACGTGGCTGCAGTCCAAGCAGGGTGAGTGGCGGCCCAACGTCCTGAAGTTCTCGCTCAACCTGCTCGGCGACCTTCAGCCGCGCGCCATCAGCCGCGACCTCGACTGGGGTGTGCCGATCCCGCTGGACGGCTGGCGCGACCGTGAGGACAAGCGGCTGTACGTCTGGTTCGACGCCGTCATCGGCTACCTCAGCGCGTCGATCGAGTGGGCCCGCCGCTCCGGCGACCCCGACGCGTGGCGGCAGTGGTGGCAGAACCCCGAAGCGCGCGGCTACTACTTCATGGGCAAGGACAACATCGTCTTCCACTCCGAGATCTGGCCGGCGATGCTGCTCGGCTACAACGGCGAGGGTGCGCGCGGCGGCACACCGGGGTCGCTCGGCAGGCTGGAGCTGCCGTCGGAGGTCGTGTCCAGCGAGTTCCTCACCATGGAGGGCCGCAAGTTCTCCTCCAGCCGCCAGGTCGTCATCTACGTGCGCGACTTCCTGTCGCGCTACGACGCCGACGCTCTGCGGTACTACATCGCGGTGGCCGGCCCGGAGAACCAGGACACCGACTTCACCTGGTCGGAGTTCGTCAACCGCAACAACGGCGAGCTGGTCGCGGCGTGGGGCAACCTCGTCAACCGCTCCATCTCGATGGCCGCCAAGAACTTCGGCGCCGTCCCCGGGCCCGGCGACCTCACCGACGCCGACCGTGCGCTGCTGGCCCGCAGCCGCGCGGCGTTCCCCGCCGTCGGTGCCGAGCTCGGCAGGTCCCGGTTCAAGAACGCCGTCACCGAGGCGTTCGACGTCGTGCGCGACGCCAACCGTTACCTCGCCGAGCAGGAGCCCTGGAAGCTCAAGGACGACCCCGAGCGGGTCAAGTCCATCCTCCATGTGGCGCTCCAGGTGGTGGACGACGCCAAGACGCTGCTGACGCCGTTCCTGCCGACGTCCTCCAACAAGATCCACGCCATGCTCGGCGGCGAGGGGGTCTGGTCCGGCATGCCGGCCATCCAGGAGGTCGACGAGGACGGCGGCCCGGCCTACCCGGTGATCACCGGCGACTACACCGGCGCGGCCACGTGGGAGTCGCGGCCGATCCGGCCCGGCACTCCGCTGGCCCCGCCGACCCCGCTGTTCCCCAAACTCGACCCCAAGATCGTGGACGAGGAACTGTCCCGGCTCGGCCAGTGA
- a CDS encoding glycosyltransferase has translation MELTVVMPCLNEAETVETCIRKALACMAEHGIDGEVVIADNGSTDGSQQLARDAGARVVHVDAKGYGNALIGGIRAARGRYVIMGDADDSYDFTALLPFVEQLRDGADLVMGNRFRGGIAPGAMPPLHKYLGNPVLSFVGRLFFPSKIRDFHCGLRGFRRDSILNLGLQTGGMEFASEMVVKATLQGLDVREVPTTLSPDGRSRPPHLRSWRDGWRHLRFLLLYSPRWLFLIPGAVLMCLGLVAGAALTFGPVYIGKLAFDVDTLVGASAIVVIGFQALLFGLFTKVYAAEEGFLPEDRRVRQLVDIVTLEKGLVAGGLLALAGLGGLVASLAHWQVRNFGPLIPAESLRLVVPSATALIMSFQTIFAALFISILGIRRTKETPADVAASAAEEAAQAVRRESTPA, from the coding sequence GTGGAACTGACCGTGGTCATGCCATGCCTGAACGAGGCGGAGACCGTCGAGACGTGCATCCGCAAGGCATTGGCGTGCATGGCCGAGCACGGCATCGACGGCGAGGTGGTGATCGCGGACAACGGCAGCACCGACGGCTCGCAGCAGCTCGCACGTGACGCCGGTGCCCGTGTGGTGCACGTCGACGCCAAGGGGTACGGCAACGCGCTGATCGGCGGCATCCGCGCCGCGCGCGGCCGGTACGTCATCATGGGGGACGCCGACGACTCCTATGACTTCACCGCGCTGCTGCCGTTCGTCGAGCAGCTCCGCGACGGGGCCGACCTCGTCATGGGGAACCGCTTCCGCGGCGGCATCGCGCCTGGCGCCATGCCTCCGCTGCACAAGTACCTCGGCAACCCGGTGCTGTCGTTCGTCGGCCGCCTGTTCTTCCCCAGCAAGATCCGCGACTTCCACTGCGGGCTGCGCGGGTTCCGCCGCGACTCGATCCTCAACCTGGGGCTCCAGACCGGTGGCATGGAGTTCGCCAGCGAGATGGTCGTCAAGGCCACGCTGCAGGGCCTGGACGTCCGCGAGGTGCCGACCACGCTCAGCCCCGACGGCCGGTCCCGGCCGCCGCACCTGCGTTCCTGGCGGGACGGCTGGCGTCACCTGCGCTTCCTGCTGCTGTACAGCCCGCGGTGGCTGTTCCTGATCCCCGGCGCGGTGCTGATGTGCCTCGGGCTGGTCGCGGGTGCGGCGCTGACGTTCGGGCCGGTGTACATCGGCAAGCTCGCCTTCGACGTCGACACGCTCGTCGGTGCGTCGGCGATCGTGGTGATCGGCTTCCAGGCCCTGCTGTTCGGCCTGTTCACCAAGGTCTACGCCGCCGAGGAGGGCTTTTTGCCGGAGGACCGCCGGGTGCGGCAGCTCGTCGACATCGTCACGCTGGAGAAGGGCCTGGTCGCCGGCGGGCTGCTGGCGCTCGCGGGTCTCGGCGGGCTCGTCGCCTCGCTGGCCCACTGGCAGGTGCGCAACTTCGGTCCGCTGATCCCCGCCGAGTCGCTGCGTCTGGTCGTGCCGTCGGCCACCGCGCTGATCATGAGCTTCCAGACCATCTTCGCGGCCCTGTTCATCAGCATCCTCGGCATCCGCCGCACCAAGGAGACCCCGGCGGACGTCGCCGCCTCCGCCGCCGAGGAGGCCGCGCAGGCCGTCCGGCGCGAGTCGACCCCCGCCTGA